One window from the genome of Paramormyrops kingsleyae isolate MSU_618 chromosome 3, PKINGS_0.4, whole genome shotgun sequence encodes:
- the nfybb gene encoding nuclear transcription factor Y, beta b, which translates to MDGDSSTTDASQLGITGEYMQSSHFVLQSPDDDGEEGMNDHEDGNGSKDNLREQDIYLPIANVARIMKNAVPPSGKIAKDAKECVQECVSEFISFITSEASERCHQEKRKTINGEDILFAMSTLGFDMYVEPLKLYLQKFREAMKGEKGIAAGPVSEGIGEELADDSFANQLPAGLITTDGQTQNVMVYTTSYQQIPGVQQIQFS; encoded by the exons ATGGACGGAGATAGTTCGACCACGGACGCCTCCCAGTTGGGCATCACTGGAGAATACATGCAGTCGAGCCACTTCGTGCTGCAGTCCCCGGATG ATGATGGAGAAGAAGGGATGAATGATCACGAGGATGGCAATGGCAGCAAGGATAACCTGCGCGAACAGGATATCTACCTGCCCATCGCCAACGTGGCCCGCATCATGAAGAACGCCGTCCCCCCAAGTGGAAAG ATCGCAAAGGATGCGAAGGAGTGCGTGCAGGAGTGCGTGAGCGAGTTCATCAGCTTCATCACCTCAGAGGCCAGCGAGCGCTGCCACCAGGAGAAGAGGAAGACCATCAACGGGGAGGACATCCTGTTTGCCATGTCCACTCTGGGCTTCGACATGTATGTGGAGCCACTGAAGCTCTACCTGCAGAAGTTCAGAGAG GCGATGAAGGGGGAGAAGGGGATTGCGGCCGGGCCGGTGTCAGAGGGCATTGGAGAGGAGCTCGCAGACGACAGCTTTG CAAACCAGCTGCCTGCAGGACTCATAACAACTGATGGACAAACTCAGAACGTGATGGTCTACACCACATCATATCAGCAG ATCCCGGGAGTGCAGCAGATCCAGTTTTCGTGA